The Chrysemys picta bellii isolate R12L10 chromosome 5, ASM1138683v2, whole genome shotgun sequence DNA segment aacatagaactaaactattgttgtatgtaaagtaaataagttttttaaaatgtttaagaagcttcatttaaaattaaattaaaatgcagagtccccggACTGgtgtccaggacccgggcagtgtgagtgccactgaaaatcagctcccgtgccggctttggcacgcgtgccataggtagCCTATCCCTGGTCTAGAGTTGCTCTTGGGCTCTCTGATATTATTAGCTAAGAGAAAAATAATGGAGACTAAGCCTACTTCAAGGGGAATATACATCATTTAGTAGTCTCCTGTGTGGTTCTGTCTTACAAAGATTTCAAGGATATTGAGGCTAACTAAATCTTCCTCTCACCtttccacacacatacacatgcacagatGGTTCTTTATGGAAACTCAAACATTCTCTTTTGCTATCCCATCTCTGTATGTCTGCTGTCCAGTATTTCATTTGTATTTCTTGTAGGAAACCCCCATCCACAGAAACAATCATTTGATTTTTGCTGCATGTCATTTTCCTAATGAAGTATAGTGGTGTATATTTTCCTTCTGACTGTATACAGAACTAAATTCCTGTGGTTTACTTGtgtgttagtttacttttaaaaatattatgaggtatcagaaaaaggaaaaagaaaagaccttttacatttgtattaaaaatatatcATGATCTGAAAACCAGAGGCCAATCTGAAAAAGatataattaatttattttaagtgtCCTAAAATCAAAAGGACTTGAAATATGTATACAGTACAATTTGGGTTGAATTATAGCTTTGCCCAGGGCTTGAAGCAAAGAGGAGAGGGTTGTTGTACTGCCCTGGGAGCAGGCTAGAAGGCAGATTGTGAGTCTAACTCCGGGGTTTCCTCTTGCTCCACGTGGGAAGTACGCTGTGCCAGATCTTCCTGCATCATACTCCCTTGTACTGCTGTTGCAAATACAGTGGCCAGCATGTTGATGCAATGAAGCCAAGACTGCCCCAGTTTCTTCCCTCATGCACAGTTGAGGGAATAATGGCTTTCCTTATGGCGCTACCCACAGTGAGGGCACACCAGGCAGGACTGTAATGGGTTGCTTTATGTTGCATTACTCTGTTGCACGGCCACAAATGCTAGGCCACAATATGGCCCTGTGTATTAATATAGTCAATCCAAAAATAAGTTTCTGTGTTGGCATACAAAAGTTGACAATTATacatattttcattattttttgccTTTGATTCTTCTATCTAAGCCCATTTCTCCGTAGCCTACTCTGCTCTATTTCATATCAGTTTCTTGTAGGCAGCTGGGTTGTTTACAAGATTCTTAAGAAGGGTTAATTCAGGCTCCtgactaaatatttttttaacagaaaaataattttgaaagcaGACCAAAGACCTGTAAGAAACTGTTTAAAAGGCAAGACAGACACGTGGTgtgggaaggtgtgtgtgtgtgtgtatatataacacAAAGAATATGACAATACTTTGTGTATAGTCATTTTCACTTTTTACATCACCCTCATCCTGTTTGTTTTTCACAGATtaacaagggaaagaaaaaaaattaaagtagaAAAATGTGAATGTAAAGCTAAACATTTAACAGGAAACTGGAAAGAAGGTGTAGCATCTTTTAACAGATTCTATTAAAATGTTTTAGATTTCATAAtcagtgtccctttaacacagggtggatttgatttaaatcatgatttagatcactagtcaggaagactcgatttaatcatggatttctacataaaagtgcattcttgttggttgttataaccttaatacatattcttcacaactcagagatagatgtagatttcatttttagaaggtacacactatacatttttaaagtgatttattttgaaaacttttcagattagttttacagctacatcagaaaatgaatgattatttcatttaccaaaagtaattgaagcagatatttatgaagtcattgggaggtgagcGATCTCCAATTctacaggttaatcattaatatttggaggattttcttacCATGCTGTATTatgagaacatcaccagacagacatttaaattgttttatttaactaaaacaacaatgttatgtattctggattttttccttcaacagcaaacataatattttaacaaaacaagcatatggatTTTTTAacttagttaaacattcaagttttttaaaatcaggtttgtttttgttaaaattgtttttaactaaaatagttaaatgaaatattaaaacaacaacaacaacaattaaatcaactatgtcagccaggtcaacatgagaaacttaaaatattggcttctgcagctaactcagtcgccTTCACCTTCATtatcctgtttgttcataatctggaaaagaaaaacaagctttcctgcttttttaggTCCCAAATggtttctcaatttggaattaagtggtccaaaggaagaaaatattctttctacagcagcagaagaagctactgctgttaaaagtgagattatcacttcaacaatctctgaatccaagtgcttaagtgacttccaccagttcactggtatgactttctttaaaacatcatgagcaaacatatatttcttgaatggttcacccttagctctgaagtttattatagttggcattatggagggatgattgctggatgtccatgtcatagccaactcctcctcttcagcagttaaggtttgaccctggtactgagtattgagaatatttgcaagaaaatgaggtggagatagtgcttgtcccattcgtttttttttaatgcttgtaatttaactctgtcattgcatatttctttttaagatctcactcagttccttccaaatttcaacagtgtcagcaataaaacagctatttccctgcattttgttcaaggctaaagaaataggcttcagggtactcagcatgtgttcaacatttctcttaagcctaatgttgagaactttggctgtgacagtgtcATCTATTTTTccatgattttgttcacaaactgtcatccagattaggccagttcttgatacagtgctcaaaacagtccactactgagttccatcacatgtcttgtgggagagttagcttggtttctcccacttttttcagagcagctgctgcaaagtggttgttatggaagtattttgcaatttcaacaacattagcctttatttctggaacactgaagtctttgactaggaggtgcatcaaatgagcactgcaaccatatttattagcttgggactctcttctaaatttcttctcatcttggatacgtttgcagcattgtctgtgaccaagctgcatactagacatttgaatttttttttcagtttgttatagcttttactgctattTCTTGTAAGTAttttgctgtgtgtgcatttcctgacatcacatcttacagaaacaattgatacaacagaagaagggaatgtcttcaaGCACGTAcgacaggatcattgtggacattgctccacccatcaagactcaggttaacaattttaccctctagatcTTTTGCAcgctgctcaatttctctttcttacactttatccagcaatttgcctgcaacatctgctctgttgggtggactgtattcAGGTCTTGAtaactgaaccatgttaatgaagtgtgggttctcaatcatacggaaagtagagtttgttgcataaacaaactgggcatttttttcatcaattacctctttttgtaatctcctgattcttatcacaaacttatctatgattgtttctggatgatggaactttttttttctttttgctacaggtgatatactgtggctgtGTGACATACATggtgtgactgaaacactatcattggcagataacgctgaaactatagaaaatgatggtgatcttgaaggtggatagtcttcagaatcctgtatgttgaggatggattctcctaaacaaaataagtcaatgcagttatttaattattattaccatactgctcatttagtattactcattgcatttactgacactcagtactactcacaactgcatctaaaatgatagtaccatagagtaacaactatattttttttgCTCAaccatgagaattcaagaatagtctagaaggaagacaggcagtccttaagaaagaagtatgaaataaaaaagtttaccaacctgaagatgcTGAATGTTCAGATCTGTttttttcatcatcttcaacgcagcttcctcctaaGAAGAAatacttctcatgatgttgttttattcgggcaaccaggccttgcatttctttgttacactgtttgcattttgcatgcatgcctgtcctacccacaggtagaggaacttcattcaaatattcccaaactgggtctcttttatggcctgctgccattataggttttcccttctagtgagagaatggtatggaagatctcaaatcaatgaaggctatattcagaaagacctcaagacttctggaatatgcttctcaaacagtttcacttttgtttctattgcctgtccctcccttctcacatttttctccagacttcttctccttgtccatatctattctgcccccaacaatcttctattcattgaactttttcaaactttacacttttagagagaggtaagggattgactctgtacacaaattgcagagggacaatagggttgaggtctgttgttTCTCGtcttataatataatataattataatataatattatattttatattaaaacatttttgctgttaacaaacatgttatctctggagacacaaatccatagtttgagaactgcaaaactaagcatctctgatggtatcttctagactgagcactgagtcccactgggtagatagaaagattaatctaaataatctatacagaagtcccTGGAACCCtgtaagattgggtccctaatccatgaactattggaactcatttacaaaacttttcttaaacattacataaatatattgtctcatactatagaattagaatttataatccctattccatgatgagatatctttgagctataatgtagcttaattaaaactatctttagataggtttttttcctcaaaaagcattttatcaaaataatccaattttaaataacaaaatctgattttttttaaatcattgatttttatccagcATTCTTTAACATCATGAAAGAAACCTAAACAGCTGACTGGGACATGTCTTTCGACAATCAGTGTCAAAGCCATGTTATATCTTTTATTTCGGATACTATTTGCAGTTTGTACATTGTGAAAGGTGCAGCTTTATTTTAAGTATTCATATGCCTCAAAATAGCTTTGCTGTTTATGCAAAAGTAACATAGCTGGGGAATACTTTTTACACCTGTTGATCGACATCTGAAGAGTCCAGAtaacaaacatttatatttagcatCTTACTCTCTGTCTGAAAATAAAGGTTTATGGCTCTACAGGGCTCTTagctttaaaaaaagtatttgtgCATAGTTGACACCGGTGGCATAGTAGCATTAAGCTATTATGATTACTGGCTACACCATTCTTAAGTTAGTGGATAAAGGTCTTCACTTTTGAGTTAGACATTTTATAAGGGAAATATGCCAGGAACCATTGACATCATAGAGAAAAAAGAATGTAGCCTTTGGATTGCTCTGGAGAGTGCCActtaaattttaaatatatttatatttagttCCCTCAGATTGGAGttcggcagagactgcgggacaGAAATCcaattttcccccctccctgctaTGTTCTAATCCAGGGTCTTTAATTCAGTCGGGAGTGGAACCCCTTCTTTCAAACCTGTTTCCTCTAGTTTACATTGCTGTTAAATCTTTGACATTGAGTGGTGATACTCACAATTAGATAAGATCACCTGCCAGATTTGCTAATGTCACTTGCAGACTCAGACCTTCTCTCAAAATAGCATCATGTCATGATGCAATGCcactgaacttccccaaaatgttTTGGCATGAGGTCATGTACTTCAATTTTCTTTCAACTTGACAACCTTCATATGTACTTACTTGTTAGTTTTTCCAATTTTACACTTAAGTATTTTCTGGGCAGAAAAGGAGAAGTGAGTTGCTGACCTCTTGCTTTGAAATGCACCCTCAGGTTCCCACTCCTCTCTCTCCTCGCAAAGACGGAGGACTTTTTGCTGTAAATGAAaattttttgctttcttttctcaGAAATTTAGAAAGCTAATCTTGCCCCAGATTACACAGAAAAATAGAatcaatcatagaaatgtagagcagGAAGGGATGTCAAAAGATCATCTAATCCATCCCGAATGTCTaactttccacaaccaaatctctgtacaacttttcatgaatGATGTACCCAAGTATTTGGATTCTAATATCTacactgtattgttaaatctattcacctaaatttgggttattgctgattttGTACTATGTATgatgtgacttttaaaaacaaactctgtatttgtggataatctaagcactatactcagatgtacagacactctttttctcaacctatgtattatataattttttttaacattaactttaatacaaTTTTTATACCTAGACCATTTCTGACCGGTGTTTGTCAGACATGTTATTGAAAACTTCCAATTCCAGGGACTCCACAACTTCATTAGGTAACCTCTTCCAGTCCTTAACTATCCTTAtcattgtcggagaaaaactgagttctcactattttgtttaggtacagcaagttagaagctttattaactctcacatgtgcagaggagagagcaaagcaggtctcttcccggtaactaattacagccagcatttatacctttcattacagaaataatgagggacagcagcattttgtttatacataggccatcttgatatctcatttcctcacttgttttgactcttgccaacatacaattagtttctataccttatctacacaaggtcttctacaccttatctatactgaggtcataatgacttcttacacagttctttctcacccgcctcacacaatcctcgcttctacaaatctcgcgttatcagggttatcagggtcacagctagcttgactcttgctaacaaagactgtctcttgctaacgaagcctgactcttgctaacaaccatcatgcattgcagttcccttctgtcagttcctttctctgcttccacaacccccccttttgtacttctagtacaacaaacattctcaaatctctatttgcatcaagtcctggatttcagattctaaatcagatgcttcaaccttaggggttttgattggatgcaatgataatgcatgattagcatgaacatgaaaggtattactattattacgtcttttacaacaacaataacataatcctaaactaactaataacaatacaagcaataacattcccatagcaatattataatggggttgttgtacagcctttgtcataaagcacaatacatcatatttagtacataaggtagatactctataagcagtgtgaaaggcatacttttctacttgatatacattttgaagcatgtgaatttgcccttgtaccttagagattttctgaatctcaggtaacaatgaaagcaaattttgaaatctatcagatagtaagctagtccaattaaagggtatctggaacctaagggctacttgaaaaattctatctgcaggccagtaaatgatatgattgcctgcagtggtagtgagattaaaatgtatgtcttgtgatatggtgtcattaacatacacacagctatcattagcttggaagagtaagtgtcctgtcagggtagttccttgtcccctaccctcccagcaaacgtagtcatagacagtgacaacttctcctggcttcagtttatgtgtacactgaagctgtgggggttctaatggccagaatgtccacaggttacctaaccccatccaaatgtcaggtgtaatcctaggagcactaactaaaaatcgattgggcataccaggtggtctaatttcccagatgtctcgatgaattacccaatcccatatgcgtcctccccatggacccggcaggatactgtatgtgggagcccacaccccctgtaccggtccatatgcttggaaggagcactgagaacgtccacacttccacccagaaagtttccaagtatgtctccatggccacaggtcagatggtactcctgacgtgtctgtaagggcagtgggccgagcctggtgctctagatcattccgaatggccattagctggtcattcaagaaatcctgaatctctgagcatgctagatcccactgcaatgccttcctagcctcagtgatattcaataccatctctgtcagtaacttctgggtcatagaactaagggcggagataacatgtaactcaccaactccagcctgtacctgggttagttgtgctccagaaacaaggcctatggccttctctagttggcccaatgagtagtactgtttgtatctggataagttacagtggtggtggcaagggtcaagggactagtggtAGGTGTAGTCTTTGTGGTTAGAAagttctggactttggtggtttcagcagagcgagtgtttcttcttttcttcttcaaaaacAGTAGTGATTCACCATAatacaagggagaggttactagcacttcaccctgtaTTGGTGTGATTCCTGTAAAAGTATTCAAAAGCACAGtagatctgtcagtggacaagggagaggttactagcacttcaccttgtcctctttccctgctgtccaggaggcacagcagagctagcaggagaaacaggctgatcagctgctggagaatcctctccaggcggaggggtctttttgcagtgcgaagcatgggtccaggtgggcagtccttggcacttcacagcagtgttggtagttagcaggacttggaaaggacctttccatcgtggagccagggcagtctttcgctgatggacctttatgtagacccagtctcctggttccagcgagtggcagggctgcacaggatccttgggtagtgcttctttcacctgtgtatagaaagacttaacacatttcattagtgcctgacaatacttaagcattgtgtcatccattaaatgaatgtccatctgagctagggtcagtgggggcgcagttggtagtctcatcgggcgccctgtcagaatctcatgagggctgagtccagtctttcgattgggagtggccctcatactcattagtgccagaggaagggcatctggccacttcaagtttgtttcagcacaaatcttggccagtttatttttcagaattccattctggcgttccactgtcccagcagactgcggatggtggggacagtgaaggttgtgttgagtctgcaaagctgcacataactcctttataatctgtccagtaaaatgagttccacggtcactgttgatactcacagggatgccaaatcgtggtacaaaatctttaagcagaagtttcacaacagtcctggcatctgctttcctgcagggaaaagcttcaacccaatttgaaaatacatccaccaaaaccaatacatattcatagccacaacatttagacagttgaataaaatcaatctgaatatttacaaaaggtccccaagggggagggtgagctgcctgcctaactttaacagctttaccaatgttatgctgctgacaaatcacacattgttgacagtagtgatgtgcaatgactgggaacccgaatgcacaccaatctcggttaactgcagcaaccatcccccctttgctcacgtgagccattccgtggtatacacgagcaagatagggcattagcatcttcggtgcaaccaggcgaccagctggggcacgccaaagatgatcagggtgtagaatacagcc contains these protein-coding regions:
- the LOC135983963 gene encoding uncharacterized protein LOC135983963 is translated as MAAGHKRDPVWEYLNEVPLPVGRTGMHAKCKQCNKEMQGLVARIKQHHEKYFFLGGSCVEDDEKNRSEHSASSGESILNIQDSEDYPPSRSPSFSIVSALSANDSVSVTPCMSHSHSISPVAKRKKKFHHPETIIDKFVIRIRRLQKEVIDEKNAQFVYATNSTFRMIENPHFINMVQLSRPEYSPPNRADVAGKLLDKV